From Paenibacillus antri, one genomic window encodes:
- the ssb gene encoding single-stranded DNA-binding protein: MLNRVILIGRLTKDPELRYTPAGVAVAQFTLAVDRPFSSQGGEREADFIPVVVWRQLAETCANYLRKGRLAAVEGRIQVRNYDNNEGKRVYVTEVIADNVRFLERPNREGDEGAREPQGGGGYQGGGGGYQGGGRSGGGGGQRGGGNFDPFADDGKPVDISDDDLPF; this comes from the coding sequence TTGCTGAACCGCGTCATATTAATCGGCCGATTGACGAAGGACCCCGAGCTGCGGTACACGCCGGCCGGCGTGGCCGTCGCGCAATTTACGCTGGCGGTCGACCGACCGTTCTCGAGCCAAGGCGGCGAGAGAGAGGCGGACTTCATTCCCGTCGTGGTATGGAGACAGCTGGCGGAGACGTGCGCGAATTATCTGCGCAAGGGCCGGTTGGCCGCCGTGGAAGGGCGGATCCAAGTTCGCAATTACGACAATAACGAAGGCAAGCGCGTCTACGTTACGGAAGTCATTGCGGACAACGTGAGATTCTTGGAGCGCCCGAACCGCGAAGGTGACGAAGGGGCGCGCGAACCGCAAGGCGGCGGAGGTTACCAAGGCGGAGGCGGCGGCTATCAAGGCGGCGGCCGAAGCGGCGGCGGCGGCGGCCAACGGGGCGGCGGAAACTTCGACCCGTTCGCCGACGACGGCAAGCCGGTGGACATCTCCGACGACGATTTGCCGTTCTAA
- a CDS encoding DUF951 domain-containing protein yields the protein MAEAKTYGLGDVVLMKKPHPCGANEMEIIRMGMDIRIKCRGCQHSVLVPRAKFEKRFKKVLIAAPKKEDEAATE from the coding sequence ATGGCGGAAGCGAAGACGTACGGGCTGGGCGACGTCGTCTTAATGAAGAAGCCGCATCCGTGCGGCGCGAACGAGATGGAGATTATCCGGATGGGGATGGATATCCGCATCAAGTGCCGCGGATGCCAGCACAGCGTCTTGGTGCCGCGGGCGAAATTCGAGAAGCGGTTCAAGAAGGTACTGATCGCGGCGCCGAAGAAAGAGGACGAAGCGGCGACGGAATAA
- a CDS encoding mechanosensitive ion channel family protein, producing the protein MSEGVPVVDFITETTALLTDPDVWIAVLWVVAKIVVYFVAGRIIVRYVGRVITHMMIERKTDGRGPVKIDPRRTQTIGRLVNNVVSYTVNFIVLMLILSEIGVDLAPLLAGAGVMGLAIGFGAQSLVKDVITGFFIIFEDQFAVGDVIKTGNFQGTVQEIGLRVTRIKSWNGEVHIIPNGAILEVTNFSTNNSVGVADVSIAYESNIEKATEVIRRTALEVFESNENMVKEPEVLGVQALGASEVVIRVTFECKPMTHFGVGRQMNAAIKEALEKEGIEIPYPRLVTFQRSV; encoded by the coding sequence ATGAGCGAAGGCGTACCAGTCGTAGATTTTATAACCGAGACGACGGCGCTGCTGACCGATCCGGACGTGTGGATCGCGGTGTTGTGGGTCGTCGCGAAGATCGTGGTCTACTTCGTTGCGGGCCGCATCATCGTACGATACGTCGGTCGAGTGATCACCCATATGATGATCGAGCGGAAGACGGACGGAAGAGGGCCGGTGAAAATCGATCCCCGCCGGACGCAGACGATCGGCAGGCTCGTCAACAACGTCGTGTCGTATACCGTCAACTTCATCGTGCTTATGCTGATTTTATCGGAAATCGGCGTCGATCTCGCCCCGCTTCTCGCGGGCGCCGGAGTGATGGGGCTGGCGATCGGGTTCGGGGCGCAAAGTCTCGTGAAGGATGTGATCACGGGGTTTTTTATCATTTTCGAAGATCAATTCGCGGTGGGGGACGTCATCAAGACGGGCAACTTCCAAGGGACGGTTCAGGAAATCGGACTTCGGGTCACGCGGATCAAGAGCTGGAACGGCGAAGTGCATATTATCCCGAACGGGGCGATTCTCGAGGTGACGAACTTCTCGACCAACAACTCCGTCGGGGTGGCGGACGTCTCGATCGCGTACGAGTCGAATATCGAGAAGGCGACCGAGGTCATCCGACGCACCGCGCTCGAAGTGTTCGAGTCGAACGAAAATATGGTTAAAGAACCTGAGGTGCTCGGCGTGCAAGCGCTCGGCGCATCCGAAGTGGTCATTCGCGTTACGTTCGAGTGTAAACCGATGACGCACTTCGGCGTGGGGCGCCAAATGAACGCGGCGATTAAGGAGGCCCTCGAGAAGGAAGGAATCGAGATTCCTTATCCGCGGCTCGTAACGTTCCAAAGATCGGTGTGA
- a CDS encoding DUF3343 domain-containing protein, whose amino-acid sequence MPEQYVIAFDSTQQAIRTEMLLEYANIEIDTLPTPKEITAGCALSIGFGGADLGRVKTILREERVEVRGIYLKKESGYDTIEF is encoded by the coding sequence ATGCCGGAGCAATACGTAATCGCCTTCGATTCCACGCAGCAGGCGATTCGGACGGAAATGCTGCTCGAATACGCCAATATCGAGATCGATACGCTGCCGACGCCGAAGGAAATCACGGCCGGATGCGCGCTGTCGATCGGATTCGGCGGGGCGGATTTGGGACGGGTGAAGACGATCCTTAGGGAAGAGCGGGTGGAGGTACGAGGCATCTACTTAAAAAAAGAATCCGGGTATGATACGATTGAATTCTAG
- the rpsF gene encoding 30S ribosomal protein S6: MRKYEIMYIVRSDVEEAAVQAIVERFQGIINNGGEVTKTNVMGKRRLAYEINKNRDGIYVLVNFTATPEIVKELDRVMRITDEVIRFMIVQDVA; this comes from the coding sequence ATGCGCAAGTACGAGATTATGTACATTGTCCGTTCCGACGTGGAAGAAGCGGCGGTCCAAGCGATCGTGGAACGGTTCCAAGGCATTATCAATAACGGCGGCGAAGTGACGAAGACCAACGTGATGGGCAAGCGCCGTCTTGCGTACGAGATCAACAAGAACCGCGACGGAATCTACGTGCTGGTGAATTTCACAGCTACGCCGGAAATCGTCAAGGAACTGGATCGCGTGATGCGGATTACGGACGAAGTGATCCGTTTCATGATCGTACAAGACGTAGCGTAA
- the yyaC gene encoding spore protease YyaC, with protein MNFSIGSFSFLTNKKPAPPAPLKLPHTDPDAVGQLSDRLRHIFAAVPAYQPIVVVCVGTDRSTGDALGPLVGSSLHKHSNIPVYGTLDEPVHAVNLTDRLEEIQRSHRNPFIVAIDACLGQLSSVGCIQAGDGPVKPGAGVNKELPPVGDYHVTGIVNVGGFMEYFVLQNTRLSLVVNMADVISESIRLAAEERFSSSRASASLE; from the coding sequence ATGAACTTTTCTATCGGATCTTTCTCGTTCTTGACGAACAAAAAACCGGCGCCCCCGGCGCCCTTGAAGCTTCCGCACACGGATCCGGACGCGGTCGGTCAATTAAGCGACCGGCTTCGCCACATCTTCGCCGCCGTACCGGCGTATCAACCGATCGTCGTCGTCTGCGTCGGCACGGACCGTTCCACGGGCGACGCCCTGGGACCGCTCGTCGGCAGCTCGCTACATAAGCACTCGAACATCCCGGTCTACGGCACTTTGGACGAGCCGGTACATGCCGTCAACTTAACCGATCGGCTCGAAGAAATCCAGCGATCGCACCGCAATCCGTTCATCGTAGCCATCGACGCGTGCCTCGGCCAACTGTCGAGCGTCGGCTGCATTCAAGCGGGCGACGGCCCCGTAAAGCCGGGAGCCGGCGTCAACAAGGAGCTGCCTCCCGTCGGCGATTACCATGTCACGGGCATCGTGAACGTCGGCGGATTCATGGAATATTTCGTCCTTCAGAATACGCGCCTCTCGCTGGTCGTCAACATGGCGGACGTCATCTCCGAATCGATCCGGCTTGCGGCGGAGGAACGCTTCTCCTCCTCTAGAGCTTCGGCTTCGCTTGAGTGA
- the rpsR gene encoding 30S ribosomal protein S18: MAEQQERPERGERPERGERKFGGRGKRGGKRRKVCFFTVNKIKHIDYKDVDLLKKFISERGKILPRRVTGTSAKYQRALTVAIKRSRQMALIPYTTE; encoded by the coding sequence ATGGCAGAGCAACAAGAGCGTCCGGAACGCGGCGAGCGCCCGGAGCGCGGCGAGCGTAAATTCGGCGGCCGCGGCAAGCGCGGAGGCAAGCGCCGGAAGGTGTGCTTCTTCACGGTCAACAAGATCAAGCACATCGACTATAAGGATGTAGACTTGCTGAAGAAGTTCATCAGCGAGCGCGGCAAGATTTTGCCGCGGCGCGTGACGGGTACTTCCGCGAAGTACCAGCGCGCATTGACCGTTGCGATCAAGCGTTCGCGCCAGATGGCGTTGATCCCTTACACAACGGAATAG
- a CDS encoding MazG-like family protein, translating into MTNGKEMDVARKAKIIEWLKTEMLDEMAQLFRGLWEGRQAKIVDGLASLIVSSYLLARRLGVSYRELDDTVLEKLKTHKRDHHQLEEWYGDLSSLEKHLDGR; encoded by the coding sequence ATGACGAACGGCAAAGAAATGGACGTCGCCCGCAAGGCGAAGATCATCGAATGGCTGAAAACCGAAATGCTGGACGAAATGGCGCAGCTGTTCCGCGGCTTGTGGGAAGGGCGCCAGGCGAAGATCGTCGACGGATTGGCGAGCTTGATCGTATCTTCTTATCTACTGGCTCGACGTCTTGGCGTCAGCTACCGGGAACTGGACGATACCGTTCTCGAGAAATTAAAAACACATAAACGAGATCATCACCAATTGGAAGAATGGTATGGGGACTTGTCTTCCTTGGAGAAACATCTGGATGGAAGGTGA
- a CDS encoding YjzC family protein yields the protein MGERTRFHPGDKAPNNGIYIEVGENAVHMGVENPKRVELKKGDKLPDNENGDRVWVMETKRNSH from the coding sequence ATGGGCGAACGGACTCGGTTTCATCCAGGCGACAAGGCGCCGAATAACGGTATCTACATCGAAGTCGGGGAGAACGCCGTGCACATGGGGGTCGAAAACCCGAAGCGCGTCGAGCTGAAGAAAGGCGATAAACTGCCGGATAACGAAAACGGCGATCGCGTCTGGGTCATGGAGACGAAGCGCAATTCTCACTAA